In Porites lutea chromosome 7, jaPorLute2.1, whole genome shotgun sequence, a single window of DNA contains:
- the LOC140943302 gene encoding thiopurine S-methyltransferase-like, which produces MSIDKLETITAEYWQKRWNQNEIGWQRDAVHKFLVKYVDELTDYRSNLRVFVPLCGKTLDMLWLADRGHNVVGVEIVKQPIESFFEENNLTFRKLCKVKLAAGCEPIDVYKCEEKQITIFCCDLFALTVEDVGGKFDAIWDRSSLSAVLPQVGDRGKRYAKHMRSFLTDNGGYMVESHRYNVDCGGLPPACIPEELMKEIYGDHFIIKELDVEKFAKDPRRSSFAFEYSLHYHLLKPKTN; this is translated from the coding sequence ATGTCTATCGATAAACTTGAAACGATAACAGCTGAATATTGGCAGAAACGTTGGAATCAAAATGAAATCGGATGGCAAAGAGACGCAGTGCATAAGTTCCTTGTCAAATATGTTGATGAGCTGACTGATTACAGGTCGAACTTGAGAGTGTTCGTTCCATTGTGTGGGAAAACTCTAGATATGTTGTGGTTAGCGGACCGAGGGCACAATGTTGTTGGAGTAGAAATTGTAAAGCAGCCCATCGAAAgcttttttgaagaaaacaacTTGACTTTTCGTAAGCTTTGTAAAGTTAAATTGGCTGCTGGATGTGAACCAATCGATGTATACAAGTGCGAGGAGAAGCAAATAACCATTTTTTGCTGCGATTTATTTGCTCTCACGGTGGAGGACGTTGGTGGAAAATTTGATGCGATATGGGACCGTTCATCCTTATCTGCAGTACTGCCTCAAGTTGGAGACCGAGGCAAAAGATACGCGAAGCATATGCGCTCTTTTCTGACCGATAATGGAGGCTACATGGTGGAAAGTCATCGATACAACGTGGACTGTGGTGGCTTACCACCTGCTTGCATTCCTGAGGAGTTAATGAAGGAAATCTATGGAGATCACTTCATTATCAAGGAACTAGATGtagagaaatttgcaaaagatCCAAGAAGGTCATCGTTTGCTTTTGAATATAGCTTGCACTACCATCTCCTGAAACCTAAAACTAACTAA